Proteins encoded by one window of Anaeromyxobacter diazotrophicus:
- a CDS encoding Hsp70 family protein: MAGAPPREKPILGIDLGTTNTCVAHVRNRIPRVVPTDKGSLVLPSVVALSDRGEFLVGGVAKDQMVTNPKKTIYGAKRLIGRKFNSVVVQELRSYYSYDIVEGPNGEAAVALGDEVRTLPQVSALVLEHVKKIAEAFLGRPMGEAVISVPAYYNDNQRQAVKEAGRLAGFEVKRIVNEPTAAALAYGFNRGLDQKILVYDLGGGTFDVSVLQLNGNVFEVLATGGDTFLGGADFDNRIIDYALEAFWRDHKIDLAGSPIAMQRIKGAAEAAKIDLTLIPHASLELPFIEEKKGRPLDLRLPLSRSQLDELTVDLVDRTFQICDQVLAEKGLQPSQIDEIILVGGQSRMPLVQEKIRQHFGKPPRKGVHPDECVALGAALLGDSLDQIDSVTLVDVLSMPIGVGTPQNRFRRLLEKNNAIPCSRSFRLPPPREPGQPIELDIYQGDSDDIVDDEFLGSIRLPAAATGRRVDFKLDEECLLKVVFDDPEQGMRQVDFATRDTPEALRRALAERAARHGAEPSDPEVRRGGGLFGWLRRGA, translated from the coding sequence ATGGCCGGCGCGCCCCCTCGCGAGAAGCCCATCCTCGGCATCGACCTCGGCACCACCAACACCTGCGTGGCGCACGTGCGGAACCGCATCCCGCGCGTCGTGCCCACCGACAAGGGCAGCCTGGTCCTGCCGAGCGTGGTGGCGCTCTCCGACCGGGGCGAGTTCCTGGTGGGCGGCGTCGCCAAGGACCAGATGGTCACGAACCCCAAGAAGACGATCTACGGGGCGAAGCGGCTCATCGGGCGCAAGTTCAACTCGGTGGTGGTGCAGGAGCTGCGCAGCTACTACTCGTACGACATCGTCGAGGGGCCGAACGGCGAGGCGGCGGTGGCGCTGGGCGACGAGGTCCGGACGCTGCCGCAGGTCTCCGCGCTCGTGCTGGAGCACGTGAAGAAGATCGCCGAGGCGTTCCTCGGCCGGCCCATGGGCGAGGCGGTCATCTCGGTGCCCGCCTACTACAACGACAACCAGCGCCAGGCGGTGAAGGAGGCGGGGCGGCTGGCGGGCTTCGAGGTGAAGCGGATCGTGAACGAGCCGACCGCCGCCGCGCTCGCCTACGGCTTCAACCGCGGGCTCGACCAGAAGATCCTGGTCTACGACCTGGGCGGCGGCACCTTCGACGTCTCGGTGCTGCAGCTCAACGGCAACGTCTTCGAGGTGCTCGCCACCGGCGGCGACACCTTCCTCGGCGGCGCAGACTTCGACAACCGCATCATCGACTACGCGCTGGAGGCGTTCTGGCGCGACCACAAGATCGACCTGGCCGGCTCGCCCATCGCCATGCAGCGCATCAAGGGCGCGGCCGAGGCCGCCAAGATCGACCTCACCCTCATCCCGCACGCGTCGCTCGAGCTGCCCTTCATCGAGGAGAAGAAGGGCCGGCCGCTCGACCTGCGCCTGCCGCTCTCGCGCTCGCAGCTCGACGAGCTCACCGTCGACCTCGTCGACCGCACCTTCCAGATCTGCGACCAGGTGCTGGCCGAGAAGGGCCTGCAGCCGTCGCAGATCGACGAGATCATCCTGGTGGGCGGCCAGTCGCGGATGCCGCTCGTGCAGGAGAAGATCCGCCAGCACTTCGGGAAGCCGCCGCGCAAGGGCGTCCACCCCGACGAGTGTGTCGCGCTGGGCGCGGCGCTGCTCGGCGACTCGCTCGACCAGATCGACTCGGTGACGCTGGTGGACGTGCTCTCCATGCCCATCGGGGTGGGCACGCCCCAGAACCGCTTCCGCCGCCTGCTCGAGAAGAACAACGCCATCCCGTGCTCGCGCTCCTTCCGGCTGCCGCCGCCGCGCGAGCCGGGGCAGCCCATCGAGCTCGACATCTACCAGGGCGACTCGGACGACATCGTCGACGACGAGTTCCTCGGCTCGATCCGGCTCCCCGCCGCCGCCACCGGCCGCCGCGTGGACTTCAAGCTCGACGAGGAGTGCCTGCTCAAGGTGGTCTTCGACGACCCCGAGCAGGGCATGCGGCAGGTGGACTTCGCGACCCGCGACACCCCCGAGGCGCTGCGGCGCGCGCTGGCGGAGCGGGCCGCGCGCCACGGCGCCGAGCCGAGCGACCCCGAGGTGCGGCGCGGCGGCGGGCTCTTCGGCTGGCTGCGGCGCGGCGCCTGA
- a CDS encoding sensor histidine kinase, which translates to MDDAAGRDGSGGAPTRYLPAGRTDPAALAAELAQAARTPLLTALLQASGAAAVVLDGHRQIVAVNAAYLGLAGVERPEDVLGLRPGEALACAHADDGPDGCGTGRACASCGQAVALLIAGRAGRAEERTCHLARRWAGAEEHLELRARAAPLELEGARFTVVSLVDVTRASQRAQLERVFLHDLANLAIGLKSAGEVLRDPLDPGEAVEAADDVVVLSEHLVREVHLQRAMTRGEPGAYAASRRPVPVAAALDLVRRTVTGHPAHEGRRLALGAAPEGLAVVTDPAPLQHVLVNMVVNALEATPRGGTVRLVVDRLQDAVAFRVWNPGAIPAAVVPRIFQRHFTTKRGEGRGHGTYSMKLFGERLLGGRVRFTTSAADGTWFELLLEA; encoded by the coding sequence ATGGACGACGCGGCGGGACGCGACGGCTCCGGCGGTGCTCCGACCCGCTACCTGCCCGCGGGGCGCACCGACCCCGCGGCGCTGGCGGCGGAGCTGGCCCAGGCGGCCCGGACGCCCCTCCTGACCGCGCTCCTCCAGGCCAGCGGCGCGGCGGCGGTGGTGCTCGACGGGCATCGCCAGATCGTCGCCGTCAACGCCGCCTACCTCGGCCTCGCCGGCGTGGAGCGGCCGGAGGACGTGCTGGGGCTGCGCCCGGGCGAGGCGCTCGCCTGCGCGCACGCGGACGACGGCCCCGACGGCTGCGGCACGGGGCGCGCCTGCGCCTCGTGCGGCCAGGCCGTCGCCCTCCTCATCGCGGGGCGGGCCGGCCGCGCCGAGGAGCGCACCTGCCACCTGGCCCGGCGCTGGGCCGGCGCGGAGGAACACCTCGAGCTGCGGGCGCGCGCCGCGCCGCTCGAGCTGGAGGGGGCGCGGTTCACGGTGGTCTCGCTCGTCGACGTGACCCGGGCCAGCCAGCGGGCGCAGCTCGAGCGCGTCTTCCTGCACGACCTCGCGAACCTGGCCATCGGGCTCAAGTCGGCGGGCGAGGTGCTCCGCGATCCGCTCGACCCCGGCGAGGCCGTCGAGGCGGCCGACGACGTCGTGGTCCTGAGCGAGCACCTGGTGCGCGAGGTCCACCTGCAGCGCGCCATGACCCGCGGCGAGCCCGGCGCGTACGCCGCCAGCCGGCGCCCGGTGCCGGTGGCCGCGGCGCTCGACCTCGTCCGGCGCACCGTCACCGGCCACCCGGCGCACGAGGGCCGGCGCCTCGCGCTCGGCGCGGCGCCGGAGGGGCTGGCGGTCGTCACCGACCCCGCGCCGCTGCAGCACGTCCTCGTGAACATGGTCGTGAACGCGCTCGAGGCGACGCCGCGCGGCGGGACGGTCCGCCTGGTGGTCGACCGGCTGCAGGACGCCGTCGCGTTTCGCGTCTGGAACCCCGGCGCGATCCCGGCCGCCGTCGTGCCGCGCATCTTCCAGCGTCACTTCACCACCAAGCGCGGCGAGGGACGCGGCCACGGGACCTACTCCATGAAGCTCTTCGGCGAGCGCCTCCTCGGCGGGAGGGTGCGCTTCACCACCTCGGCCGCCGACGGGACCTGGTTCGAGCTCCTCCTCGAGGCGTAG
- a CDS encoding SCP2 sterol-binding domain-containing protein has translation MLFPSRPWVEAVVEAANRQPALAQALAGLGADLAAVVEPEPPHLPRAFAVYGRQERGRIAVVRVLADEDELWELAPAYVVRASYRVWKALLRGEDPVRAALSGRVRVEGDLQALVRRAGYRPLVDAALASVATEFVDEGRTP, from the coding sequence GTGCTCTTCCCCTCGCGGCCCTGGGTCGAGGCGGTGGTCGAGGCGGCGAACCGTCAGCCCGCGCTGGCGCAGGCGCTCGCGGGGCTGGGCGCCGACCTGGCGGCGGTGGTGGAGCCGGAGCCGCCGCACCTGCCGCGCGCCTTCGCCGTGTACGGGCGGCAGGAGCGCGGCCGGATCGCCGTGGTGCGCGTGCTCGCCGACGAGGACGAGCTGTGGGAGCTCGCGCCCGCCTACGTGGTGCGCGCGAGCTACCGCGTCTGGAAGGCGCTCCTGCGCGGCGAGGACCCCGTGCGGGCGGCGCTCAGCGGCCGCGTCCGGGTGGAGGGCGACCTGCAGGCGCTGGTGCGGCGGGCCGGTTATCGTCCTCTCGTCGACGCCGCGCTGGCGAGCGTCGCCACCGAGTTCGTCGACGAGGGGAGGACGCCTTGA